From a single Lolium rigidum isolate FL_2022 chromosome 7, APGP_CSIRO_Lrig_0.1, whole genome shotgun sequence genomic region:
- the LOC124670227 gene encoding DNA ligase 1-like: protein MEEEKKSKDEIHLKIKSKDKSSDNAEDEKKEIEIEIDAKVVEKEEVKGDSGDGSKSLAKSKETKKDKEKEKKKKSEKHEEDDEKVGKKDIKKKPEKHEEEDKKESKKSEKHEDDEKANKKDKKKNPEKHEDDDKVDKKDKKKKPEKHEDDDDEKASKKKSEKTEDDEKASKKDKKEKDKKKKEDGAEGSEMEKAKKGKGSKAESKDRDLAEDKDIIKKNAEVAGVESNNDSASGGLGTREIKFTDADSQKKETDISEEKKDGKDKRKREKEKKQDEKINEKGVQGKKEDKEKENKKDKTDKKEEDKKKEKEAKNKDGDEEEEEGKKDKATKDKKKDKTDKKEEGKKKNNDKDGDDDGEDEGKKDKEKKKKDKGAKEKTNDPAKLKKKLEKIDTKLQDLHAEKEDILRQLKGLELEAGKTTEEKKPVQILEESGKSNTKEEDLVAAP, encoded by the coding sequence atggaggaagagaagaagTCAAAGGATGAGATACACCTCAAGATCAAGAGCAAGGACAAGTCATCGGACAATGCAGAGGATGAGAAGAAGGAGATCGAGATAGAAATCGACGCCAAGGTTGTGGAGAAGGAAGAGGTGAAGGGTGACTCTGGCGATGGTTCAAAGTCGCTGGCCAAAAGTAAAGAAACTAAGAAAGAcaaagagaaagagaagaaaaagaagtctGAGAAGCATGAAGAAGACGATGAGAAGGTAGGTAAGAAGGATATAAAGAAGAAGCCGGAGaagcatgaagaagaagataagaagGAAAGCAAGAAGTCAGAGAAGCATGAAGACGATGAGAAGGCAAACAAGAAGGATAAAAAGAAGAATCCAGAGAAGCATGAAGACGATGACAAGGTAGATAAGAAGGACAAAAAGAAGAAGCCGGAGAagcatgaagatgatgacgatGAGAAGGCAAGTAAGAAGAAGTCAGAGAAGACTGAAGACGATGAGAAGGCAAGTAAGAAGGATAAGAAGGAGAAGgataagaaaaagaaagaagatggcGCCGAAGGCTCTGAAATGGAGAAGGCCAAGAAGGGAAAAGGCAGCAAGGCCGAAAGCAAAGACAGGGACCTCGCTGAGGATAAAGATATCATCAAGAAGAATGCAGAAGTTGCAGGAGTAGAGAGCAACAATGATTCTGCATCTGGAGGTTTGGGCACAAGAGAGATCAAGTTCACAGATGCTGATTCACAGAAAAAAGAAACTGATATTTCtgaagagaaaaaggacggcaaggataaaagaaagagagagaaggagaagaaacaggATGAGAAAATTAACGAGAAGGGTGTGCAAGGCAAGAAGGAAGATAAAGAGAAGGAAAATAAGAAGGATAAGACAGATAAAAAGGAAGAAGAcaagaagaaagagaaagaagcaaagaacaaggatggtgatgaggaggaggaagaaggtaagAAAGACAAAGCGacgaaggataagaagaaagaTAAGACTGACAAGAAGGAAGAAGGTAAGAAGAAAAATAATGACaaggatggtgatgatgatggggaGGATGAAGGCAAGAAAgataaagagaagaagaagaaagacaagggCGCCAAAGAGAAGACAAACGATCCGGCAAAGCTTAAGAAGAAACTGGAGAAAATTGACACAAAGTTACAAGACCTACATGCTGAAAAGGAAGACATCCTGAGGCAGCTCAAGGGGCTGGAACTGGAAGCAGGAAAGACCACTGAAGAGAAGAAGCCTGTACAGATACTGGAAGAGAGTGGGAAGAGCAACACCAAGGAAGAGGATCTTGTTGCTGCACCCTGA